Proteins co-encoded in one Natronorubrum daqingense genomic window:
- a CDS encoding PspA/IM30 family protein: MGILSRTSYIIRSKINSVLNRAEDPTETLDYSYEQMRDQLQDVKRGIADLTTQKKRLEMQKRRLEDNVEKHNEQARTAVEQGREDLGRRALEKKKTKMNQIEDLERQISELQGQQDQLIEQKNELQNRIEEFRTKKETMKARYEAAEASSTVSEAMTATGEEFEDVGRAIERAEEKTEDMEARSAALDELHESGAFDNVLSDQDNIDRELEELSTDSGVEAELETLKSDVGEGDTEGESAPDAEGDVDVDEDELEELEEDVDDSEIDAELAELQDEENA; this comes from the coding sequence ATGGGCATCCTCTCTCGGACCTCCTACATCATCCGGTCGAAGATCAACTCGGTGCTCAACAGAGCCGAGGATCCAACGGAGACGCTCGATTACTCCTACGAGCAGATGCGGGATCAACTTCAGGACGTCAAACGCGGCATCGCCGACCTTACCACGCAGAAAAAGCGCCTCGAGATGCAAAAGCGCCGACTCGAGGATAACGTGGAAAAACACAACGAGCAGGCTCGAACGGCGGTCGAACAGGGTCGTGAGGATCTGGGTCGGCGCGCCCTCGAGAAGAAGAAGACGAAGATGAACCAGATCGAGGATCTCGAGCGCCAGATCTCCGAATTACAGGGCCAGCAGGATCAGTTGATCGAACAGAAGAACGAACTCCAGAACCGCATCGAGGAGTTCCGCACGAAAAAGGAGACGATGAAAGCCCGCTACGAGGCTGCAGAGGCGAGTTCGACGGTCTCGGAAGCGATGACGGCAACCGGAGAGGAGTTCGAAGACGTCGGTCGCGCCATCGAGCGCGCCGAGGAGAAGACCGAGGACATGGAAGCGCGTTCGGCCGCACTCGACGAACTGCACGAATCCGGTGCGTTCGACAACGTGCTCTCGGACCAGGACAATATCGACCGCGAACTCGAGGAACTGTCGACCGACAGCGGCGTCGAAGCCGAACTCGAGACGCTCAAATCCGATGTCGGCGAGGGTGACACCGAGGGGGAATCAGCGCCGGACGCTGAGGGCGACGTCGACGTCGACGAGGACGAACTCGAGGAACTCGAGGAGGACGTCGACGACAGCGAAATCGATGCCGAACTCGCCGAACTGCAGGACGAAGAGAACGCCTGA